The window GTGAAGAGCAGGTCGGTGAGCGCGGTGGCGATGTCGGTCCGCGTGGCGGTGGTCATGACGGGTCCCCTTGGGCGTCGGAGTTACGCGTGAGCGTCGGAGTGAAGAGACTTTGCGTGCGTCGAGCACGCATCTGAACAGTACCCCATGGTGCGTGCGTTGCGCACGCTATTCTTGGACGCATGCCGAACGACGTGGGACACGAGATCGCCGACGCACTTGCCGTCGTCCTCCGACGCAGCTCTCGCACACACCTCTACGAGCTCCTGACCAGCGGCCTGGACGGGGCGCTGGACGCCGTCACCTACCCCGTCCTCAGCGCGCTCGCCCGCACCGGGCCGTGCAGCGCCGCCAGACTCGCCGAGGAGATCGGCCTCGACCGCTCGGGCGTCACCCGCCGCGCCAGCCGCCTCGAAGAGGCCGGCCTGCTGCGCCGCGTCCCCGACCCCGACGACGGGCGCGCGACGCTGCTGACCCTCACCGACGCCGGAGAGCGCGTCATCCGGACCACGCGCGAGCGCCTCGCCGCCCACATCGAGGCCTCGCTGGCCGACTGGCCCGCCGACGAGGCCCGGGCCTTCGCCCGCGGCTTCCACCGCTTCGTCACGGGCAGCCTGCTCCGACCGGCGTGACGCGGCCGCGACGAGGACGTGGCCCGGCCAGCCGGCCGGCCGGAGTCCGCCGACCGGCCGGGGCACGGGCCGAGGTGCGGCTAGCGCCGCATCAGACAACCTTCGCCCTGTTCAGACCGACAGTCACGCGACTACGACTTTTGTTAGGACCTCTTACCCCGGTCAACCGGCGAGCGACCGGTCCTTTTGCCGCTGGACGGGGCCTTGGTGATGCACCCGTCCACCGAGATCTCGCCGAGCCCGAGGCCGATCATGCGGTCGTAGGCTTCCAGGGCGAGGGCGTGCACGGCCTGCGAAATCCCATGCTCGGCCCACTCTTTGACGCGTCGGCGGATGGTGCGGCCGGAGCATCCGGGGGTGGAGATGCGCTCGTAGCCCGAGCCGTGGACCAGAGCGAGGACCACATGCTCGAAGACCGTACGGTCAGGCACCCTGCGCCTGTGGCAGCCCAACGGATGGCCGGCCGCGAACTCTTCCCGTGCAGGCAGAAGGGCGGCGAACTGAGCCCACAACGGTTCGAGCAGGCTGGATGGCAGCGCGGGCACAGCCCGTCTCTTCCTGATCACTGCGGCTGTCGTGATGACGCCGGGATCGTGTTGAGGATGAGTGCGGCGGACGCGCGGGTCTCGCGGCAGGGGCGGTCAGCGCACCGGGGCCTCGTTCTTACAGCCCGAGTGCCCGCGCGGCATGGTTACGGCACCTCGTGCGGAGCGCCGGGAGCGCCGCCACCAGAGCGTGGTGGCGAGGGCGGTCAGCGCGACCACGGCGAGGGCCGGACCGCCGACGGTGAGAATCTGCTGGAGAGAGGTTGCTGCGCTGTAGCCGATGCCGGCTTCGGCGGCGGCCCACAGGACCGCTGCGGTGGCGCTGTAGGGGGCGATGCGGCGGTAGGGCAGGCGGGCGGCGCCGGCCAGGTGGGGGGTGAGGGTACGGACCATGGGCAGGAAGCGGCCGAGGAAGACGGACCGGCCGGCGTGGCGGGTCATGAGCGTCTCGGCCTGCTGCCAGGCTCCCGCGGGGATACGGCGGCCGAGGCCGCCGGTGCGCAGGCGCTCGCCCAGAAGATGGCCGCTCCAGTGGGCAAGGCGGTCGCCCGCGACGGCCGCGGCGGTGGCGGCCACGATCACCGGCAGGAGGTGCACGGCGCCGGTGCGGGCCATGGCCCCGGCCGTCAGCAGCAGGGCGAGGGTGGGGGCGAACGTGCCCAGCAGAAGCACGGATTCGGCGAAGACAACCAGGGCCAGGATCGTGTAGACGGCGGCCGGCGGCAGGTGGGCGACGGCGTCGGTGAGGTGGTTCACTGCTCGGCGCCTGGCAGGAGGGGCAGCGGGTGCGACGGCGCGGCGGCCTCCACAGTGGGGCGGCGCAGCTCCCAGACGTGGGCGGGTGGCAGGTTGGCGAAGACCGTCCACCGGCCGGTGGCGTAGCGGCGCTGGTAGGCACCCACGACCTGGTCGACGGCGGCGTGGCGGCGGGCTTCGTCGCGGGGGGCGAGCAGGGTGCGGGCGCGGCGGGTGCCGAGATAGGCGAAGTAGGTGAGGGTGCCACCGGGGTGCAGCAGGTCCAGGTAGCGGGCCATGACGCGGTCGACCAGGTCGGGGGTGAAGTTGGTCAGCGGCAGGCCGGAGACGATGACGTCGTAGCGCCGGCCGGTGTCGAGTTCTTCGACGTACGCCTGGTGGACTTCCGCGCGGACGTGCCGGACGACCGGGGCCGGGTGGTGGTCGACGAGGCGGCGCAGGCGTTCGGTGAAGCGCGGGTTGGCTTCGACCACGTCGAGGTGGCTGCCGCGCGGGAGGCGGGAGAGCAGGGCGCGGGTGACGGCCCCGGTGCCGGCGCCCGCCTCCAGGACGGACAGCGGGCGGGAGCCGCAGGTGGCCACCGGGTCGGTCAGGGTACGGGCCAGGGCCCGGCTGCTGGGCGCGACGGCGCCGGTGGTGCGCAGGTCCCGGGCGGCTTCGCGCAGGAACGTCCAGCTTTCGGCGGCCTGCCGGGCGGCGTTCCGGGGGATCTGGGGAGAGGGGGTCCTGTGGTCCATGCTTTCGACGGTAGGAATCCGGGACGCCCTTCGGACCTGCCGTTGTGCGACGGTCCTCCCCGACGAAAGTAGGGGGTGGGCGTCGCATTTCGTACCGCCCCCGCGGGCGGCGGGCTGCCTACCATGGCGAGGGTGAAGTGGTGGAGGAGCCCGCGATGGGCCGCGGTGGGCCGGGCGGCGTTCCTGGCGTTCCTGGTGTGGACGGCCTACCAGAACGGCACCGCGACGGCCGGGACCCGGTTCGGGGTTCCGGTGCTGGTCGCGGCTGCGGTGTGCGCGGTCGTCCTGGCGGTGCCCCGGTGGCGCCTGTCGGTGGCGCCGGTGGTCGTCACGGTCGCCACCGCCTGGTGGGGATGGGTCGTCGACCCGTTCCTGGCCGTCGTCCTGTTCGACCTGGCGGTGGCCCGTCGTACCCGCACCGCCCTGGTGTGTGCGGCGCTCGCGCTGGCGGGCAACCTGCTCGGGGTGCAGGCCGGGTCGATCTGGACGGACCGGCGGTGGGCGGCGACGCTGACGGCGCTGCTGTTCGGCCTGGTGGTCGGGCTGTGGCAGGGCAACCGCCGCCGCCTGCTGCGGACCCTGGCCGACCAGGTCGACCACCTGCGGGTGGAGGCCCGGCTGCGCGAGGACGCCGCCCGTGCCGCCGAACGCTCGCGGATCGCCGCCGAGATGCACGACGTCCTCGCCCACCGCCTGAGCCTGATCGCCCTGCACACCGGCGTCCTGGCCACCCGCTCCCCCGATCTGCCGCCCCGGGTCGCCGAGCGCCTCGCCCTGCTGCGCTCCACTTCCGTCGAGGCCCTGTCCGACCTGCGCGAGGTGCTCGGCGCGCTGCGCGGGCCCGCTTCCGAGGACGGCCCCGACCCGCTGGAGCCCGCGCTCAAGGACGTCCGTGACCTGGTCGACCAGGCACGTGCCGCCGGGCAGGACGTCACCCTGACCGTGGACGGCGACCCGTCGCAGGCGCCGACCACGCACCGCCTGGCCGCGTACCGGATCGTCCGGGAGGGGCTGACCAACGCCCGCAAGCACGCGGACGGCGGGCGGGTGGCCGTCCGGGTCGGCTACCGGCCGCCCGCGACCCTTGTCGAGGTCACCAACGACACCGGTTTCCCGGGCCCCGGTGCCTCGACCGGCTCCGGCTACGGCCTGGTCGGCCTGCGCGAGCGTGTCACCGCGCTCGGCGGCCACCTCGACGCCGGCCCGGCGGGCGCGGGAGCCTGGCGCCTGGTGGCCCGGCTGCCCCACCCCACCTCCTCCGACCGGAACGGGAAGCGCCCGTGATCCACGCGATGATCGTCGACGACGACGCCCTGGTCCGCCTGGGCCTGACCGACCTGCTCGACGGTGACCTCGGCATCGAGGTCGTCGCTCAGGCCGCCGACGGGCTCCAGGCCATCGAGAAGGCCACCGCGCACCGCGTCGACGTGGCGCTGGTAGACGTCCGGATGCCCCGGATGGACGGCATCACCGCCACCGCCCGGCTGCGCGCTCTGCCCCACCCGCCCAGGGTGATCACCCTGACCACCTTCGACCTCGACGAGTACGTCTACAACGCCCTCGCCGCCGGGGCCGACGGCTTCCTGCTCAAGGACACCGACCCCGCCGAGATCCTGCGCGCCGTCCACCTCGTCGCCGCCGGTTCCGCGATGCTCCACCCCAACGCGGCCCGGCGCCTGATCGACCGCTACCACGCCACCAACCGACCCCACACCATCGCCGCACGGGCCCAACTCGACAAACTCACCCCCCGCGAACGCGACGTCCTGGCCCTGCTCGCCGAGGGCGCCCCCAACGCCGACATCGCCACCCGCCTCGCCATGCGTGAGAGCACCGTCAAAGCCCACGTCAGCCGCATCCTCGCCGCGCTGGAGGTCACCAACCGCGTCCAGGCCGCCCTCCTGGCCCGAGACGCCGGACTCACTTCCTGACCAAGCCGGAGGCAGGAACCACCGAGCGTGAGGACGGCCGAGCCGACGCCGAGTGGTGCCCGCTCCAGCCATCGCCGCCTATCGCCGGTCGGTCTTGGTGGTCTCGGCGGAAGACCTCCGGGGGTAGACGCAAAGTCAGGTCATGTGCGGGGGCTGGGTCACAGGTCCGGGCCAGTGAGGTGGAGGCCCTACTTGGCGCTGGGGCGGTGAACGGGCCGGGCGGCTACTTCGGTGACTGCCTGGACACCTTGACGACTGCCTGCGTGGCACCTTCGGCTACGCAGCCCCCGCGACTCTGCTCAGGCGAGACGCCGCGACCGCGCGCGAGTATCAATCCGCTATCCCGCGCCCTGACGACGGATGGCCTAGCCGTACGACCCGTTCGCCGAGGCCCTCGACGTCCTGGCGGAGGGCGGCATGCACGTCACCCTGGCGTGATCCGGGATTCCGCGAAAGGCGCCTTTGCGATAGAGGTGCGCCTCACTCCCTGAACAGCGGGAGAGTTCACCGAGACAGTGTCGGCGACCAGAGCCCGACGGCTGTCCCGCCGCGAAGATGCTGCTCGTAGGTCACGACCTTGCCGTGGATGACGTCGAGGCTCGCGATCAGGGCGTCGATCCTGGCGCGTACGGCGCGCTCGTGTTCGCGCAGCAGGGCGAGGCGGTCCGGCTCGTTGCCGGGGCCCGACCGGACCAGTTCCGCGAACCTCTTGATCGTGGCGATGGGCATGTCCGAGTCGCGGAGCCGACGGCACAGTACGAGCCAGTCCACGTCCGCCTGTTCGTAGATCCGCTGCCCGCCGCCGGTGCGCGGGATCTCGCGCAGGAACAGGCCTTCGCGCTCGAAGAACCGCAGCGCGTGCACGCTCATTCCGGTCAGCTCGGCGACTCTTCCGATGGGCAGGCCACCCGCGTCTTCTCTCATCGCAGCACCGTACCTTGACCTAGCGCGCGGTCTAGGTCTTAGCGTCCTGAGCATGATCACAAAGCAGCTCGGGACCGGTACCGGATTCGGTGCCCACAGCACGGCCGGCGATGTTCTCGCCGGGATCGACCTGACCGGCACGACCGCGCTGGTCACGGGTGGCTACTCGGGCCTCGGTCTGGAGGCCACGCGGGCGCTCGCCCGGGCCGGAGCACACGTCGTCGTCCCCGCCCGCCGCCCCACCACCGCAGAACGCGCTCTGCGCGACATCCCCGGGACGGAGGTGCACGCACTCGATCTGGCCGACCTGGAGAGCGTCCGGGTCTTCTGCGACGGCTTCCTGGAGACCGGCCGTCCGCTCGGCATCCTCATCAACGGCGCGGGCGTGATGGCCTGCCCGGAGACACGGGTCGGCCCGGAGTGGGAGGCACACTTCGCGGTCAACCACCTCGGCCACTTCGCGCTGGCCCAGCGTCTTCGCCCGGCCCTGGTCGCCGGAGGGGCCCGGGTGGTGTCCGTCGCCTCGTCCGGGCACTTCCTGTCCGACATCCGCTGGGACGACCTGCACTTCCGCACCGGCTACGACCGCTGGCTGGCCTACGCCCAGTCCAAGACCGCCAACGCGCTGTTCGCCCTGCACCTCGACCGCCTCGGTACGGATGTGGGCGTGCACGCCTTCGCGGTGCACCCCGGAAGCATCCTCACGCCATTGCAGCGTCACATCCCTCGCGAGGAATGGCTCACGCAGGGGTGGGTGACCCCGGACGGCGAGCCGGCCGACGGTTTCAAAACCCCGGAGCAAGGCGCGGCGACAGCCGTATGGGCGGCAACGTCACCTCTGCTCGACGACCACGGAGGGGCCTACTGCCAGGACTGCGATATCGCGGAACCGGCTGCCACCGACGACATGCTCATCGGCGGAGTCAAACCCTGGGCCACCGACCCCGACGCGGCATTCCGGCTCTGGGAACTCTCCAGCAGGCTCACCGGGCTGAACGCATTCCGATGAAAGCGAACCGCCTCCGATGAGGTCTCGGCACTGAAGCCTCAAGAGGAGCTCCGCACAGACTCGGCAGCGGGCACTGGTCCGCCCGTCAGCAAAGGCAGGCATGGGCCGGCCCGAGAGCGAGAGAGAACCTCTCGCCGCCGAGCAGCTCGCCGTCCACGGAGACGAGCGTGCCGCGGCAACGGACGTGGACGGCTGTGAGCTGGGGCCAGGCGGTGCGGGCGCGGGCGGAGCGCCGTCGGCCGGCATGGCGGCTCGGGTGGCACCGGGAGGGAGTGGACCCGGGCGAGGAGGGCCGCCGCGCCCGGGTCCACTGCCGACGACCCGGCCGGGGACCGGCGGTGTCGACCGGGCCCGACCGGGCGAGTCGTACCGGGCCGGAGCGGCCCGCGCCCGTAGGGTCCCGAACGATGGCCGGCAACGAACCCGACTTCGACGCGATCGCGGACGAGCTCCACACCCTCGCCCCGCAGGACTTCACAACGGCCCGGAACCGGCACGCGGACGCCCTGAAGAAGACCGACCCGCAGCTCGCCAAGCAGGTCCGTGCGCTGCGCCGCCCCA of the Kitasatospora sp. NBC_01246 genome contains:
- a CDS encoding response regulator transcription factor, whose protein sequence is MIHAMIVDDDALVRLGLTDLLDGDLGIEVVAQAADGLQAIEKATAHRVDVALVDVRMPRMDGITATARLRALPHPPRVITLTTFDLDEYVYNALAAGADGFLLKDTDPAEILRAVHLVAAGSAMLHPNAARRLIDRYHATNRPHTIAARAQLDKLTPRERDVLALLAEGAPNADIATRLAMRESTVKAHVSRILAALEVTNRVQAALLARDAGLTS
- a CDS encoding SDR family NAD(P)-dependent oxidoreductase gives rise to the protein MITKQLGTGTGFGAHSTAGDVLAGIDLTGTTALVTGGYSGLGLEATRALARAGAHVVVPARRPTTAERALRDIPGTEVHALDLADLESVRVFCDGFLETGRPLGILINGAGVMACPETRVGPEWEAHFAVNHLGHFALAQRLRPALVAGGARVVSVASSGHFLSDIRWDDLHFRTGYDRWLAYAQSKTANALFALHLDRLGTDVGVHAFAVHPGSILTPLQRHIPREEWLTQGWVTPDGEPADGFKTPEQGAATAVWAATSPLLDDHGGAYCQDCDIAEPAATDDMLIGGVKPWATDPDAAFRLWELSSRLTGLNAFR
- a CDS encoding sensor histidine kinase, which produces MARVKWWRSPRWAAVGRAAFLAFLVWTAYQNGTATAGTRFGVPVLVAAAVCAVVLAVPRWRLSVAPVVVTVATAWWGWVVDPFLAVVLFDLAVARRTRTALVCAALALAGNLLGVQAGSIWTDRRWAATLTALLFGLVVGLWQGNRRRLLRTLADQVDHLRVEARLREDAARAAERSRIAAEMHDVLAHRLSLIALHTGVLATRSPDLPPRVAERLALLRSTSVEALSDLREVLGALRGPASEDGPDPLEPALKDVRDLVDQARAAGQDVTLTVDGDPSQAPTTHRLAAYRIVREGLTNARKHADGGRVAVRVGYRPPATLVEVTNDTGFPGPGASTGSGYGLVGLRERVTALGGHLDAGPAGAGAWRLVARLPHPTSSDRNGKRP
- a CDS encoding MarR family winged helix-turn-helix transcriptional regulator; protein product: MPNDVGHEIADALAVVLRRSSRTHLYELLTSGLDGALDAVTYPVLSALARTGPCSAARLAEEIGLDRSGVTRRASRLEEAGLLRRVPDPDDGRATLLTLTDAGERVIRTTRERLAAHIEASLADWPADEARAFARGFHRFVTGSLLRPA
- a CDS encoding class I SAM-dependent methyltransferase yields the protein MDHRTPSPQIPRNAARQAAESWTFLREAARDLRTTGAVAPSSRALARTLTDPVATCGSRPLSVLEAGAGTGAVTRALLSRLPRGSHLDVVEANPRFTERLRRLVDHHPAPVVRHVRAEVHQAYVEELDTGRRYDVIVSGLPLTNFTPDLVDRVMARYLDLLHPGGTLTYFAYLGTRRARTLLAPRDEARRHAAVDQVVGAYQRRYATGRWTVFANLPPAHVWELRRPTVEAAAPSHPLPLLPGAEQ
- a CDS encoding DedA family protein, which codes for MNHLTDAVAHLPPAAVYTILALVVFAESVLLLGTFAPTLALLLTAGAMARTGAVHLLPVIVAATAAAVAGDRLAHWSGHLLGERLRTGGLGRRIPAGAWQQAETLMTRHAGRSVFLGRFLPMVRTLTPHLAGAARLPYRRIAPYSATAAVLWAAAEAGIGYSAATSLQQILTVGGPALAVVALTALATTLWWRRSRRSARGAVTMPRGHSGCKNEAPVR
- a CDS encoding MerR family transcriptional regulator — translated: MREDAGGLPIGRVAELTGMSVHALRFFEREGLFLREIPRTGGGQRIYEQADVDWLVLCRRLRDSDMPIATIKRFAELVRSGPGNEPDRLALLREHERAVRARIDALIASLDVIHGKVVTYEQHLRGGTAVGLWSPTLSR